Genomic window (Rhododendron vialii isolate Sample 1 chromosome 4a, ASM3025357v1):
ATTATGGGATGCTAGAACAACAAGAGGCTCGGAAAGCTTGGAACTTATTCAGCGGAGACGTTTGGAAGTTACATGTTGACGGGGCATCAAATAGCAACGGCGCGGGTGCAGGGGTTGTCCTTGTAAACCCTTGTGGTgtccttcatgaaagtgctatcatAACCAACTTCCAAGCCACAAAtaacgaagccgaatatgaagcttTGCTTGCTGGTCTCCGAGCCGCGACAAATTTACAAGTTGAAGACTTACAAGTTTTTTGTGACTCTCAGCTGATCGTCAATCAAGTAACAGGtgattatgaagctcgggacccaagaATGATAAAGTATCAGGCTACGGCTCTTGAGCTAATCCGAGGGTTCAAGGGATtccaaatcgaacagatcaacagagagaacaacgctCATGCCGACGCTCTTGCAAGTTTGGcctcggcaagcaaagcatcagaatacagaCACATCAGCCTCGGCGAGATCCACCAGCCAAGCTTCAAGGTCTCGGAAGAAGTGTTCAGCATTTCCCTCGGCCATAGTTGGATGGACGAAATCGTCTCGTTCCTCAAAGATGATACGCTACCCtccgacaaaaaggaggcccaccgtgTATGCAGCAAAGCAGCCTACTATTGGATCTCTGAGCACAgccaactctacaggaaaaGCTTCACTGGGCCATATCTTCGAGTTGTTCACCCAGCCGAGGTCCCAATTATTTTGACCGAACTCCACTCTGGAAGCTGCGGTTGTCACTCTGGCGGGCGTTCCCTCtgtcaaagagctctcagtcaaGGATACTTctggaaaggaatgaagaaggattgtgaagaagtaGTCAAAAAGTGCaaaccttgccaacttttttctcctATACCAAGGCAGCCCGCTCAATCTCTCAAACCTATCACTAGTCCCTGGCCCTTTACTCAgtggggcttggatatagttggcaaacttccaactgcccttgggggcttcaagtttttgatcactgcaacggattacttttcaaaatgggtggaagccgagCCATTAGTCACAACGACTGAAGCAGACGTTAGGCGATTCATGTGGAAGAACATCGTCACGaggttcggcgtgccttatgCAATTATTTCGgataatggctcccaattcATTGGCAAAGAGTTAACTGGACTCTGTGCTGAATTCGGAATTagattcttcaattcaaccccatcctacccccGGGGCAACGGCCAGGCCGAAGCCACAAACAAGACTATCTGCGCTGGCATCAAACGTCGGCTAGACTCtaaacgaggaaaatgggccgaagaaCTGCCTAGGGTCCTTTGGGCCTATCGCTCCACTCCCAGATGCTCCActggccaaactccctttgcaatggccttcggAATGGAGGCTGTCATTCCACTTGAATCCAGGTTCCCAACCCTCCGCACTGAAACTTTCGATCCAGAAACCAATAATGATGCAGTCGCTACCGAGCTTATTTTGGCcgaagaaaagcgagacgatGCCCAGCTCAAATTGGCTAACTATCAGCAGGAAGTCGCTCGGGGATACAATCGAAGCATAAGGCTTAAAAAGTTCCGAACCGACGACTGGGTCTGGCGAAAGGCTGTCCGAGCCAACcagaagacaaaattcaaaccaaattgagaaggaccctacagggtgattaaagaggtcggcaatggctcatacaagttagaagacaaagaaggaagggaaattgagAACCCTTGGAACGCTTTAAACCTCAGGAAGGCATACCTTTGAAGCTTCTCAACCTATCACGTCCTCTTCAAAGTTTATTACTTGTCACTTACCAAAATGCTATACCTGTTTTGGTCATCCTATTATTTAATGAAAAGTCTCCCCAATTTCTGAAGTATCAATGTTCTCTATATTTGATTACAAACTTAGATCACTATAGCTCGGCATTCTAACCATTACAACTACGTTCGGATTTCTAAATTGCAAACACATTATGGCTCGGACAACTTGATTTCCAGCCATAACTCGATCAAACATATTGGTTCGGCTATGTTCATACTTTGACTTGAACTAATTGCCACTTAAAacatttacttaacatattaCGTTGGCACAAGACTGGCATTTGaagccgagccttataccaaCGTAGGGGCTGTTACAAGTAAATAAACCTGGAAACAAGCCAAGGTTGCTTGACCTTCGGCGGCCaaactcagaaaatatttctaaggcaCAGAGGAATATCCAATAAAGCAACAAAAGTGAGAAATTTCACTAAGTCATTAAAAGATAAACTGGAGATTCAGAAAgctcttgcataagatggctcGGCTCGGTAAACATTTCATTGCCGTACCTCTTCAAACTATTACACCTGGCATGGCAAAAATGTTCGGTGCTATCCAGCCCAAAAAGCAaagttcaaaatattcaaaaacaaacaacaaaacttAAGGAGAATCCTTGGAAGATCTTCATTCACAGCAGCTGGTCACTTCAATCAACCTAAACCTGTGCATCCTCAGCAACTTCCTCCTGAGCCTTTGAATGACTGCCACCATCGCCAACCTTCCCCTGTTGATCGGCCACATCCGCATCAATcatttcttcatcatcatcctctGGTGGCAGAGGCTGACATTCCTCCTCGGTGTATGGAAGGTCAAGGTTAGGCACAACAGGCTCGGGAAGTTGCTTCAGAAAACCCGACTCAGGCTGAATCGCCATAACACCAGCCATTGCGTCGGCACCCGCAGCATATCCCAGCTTGAAGAAGTCAGGTAACCGAGCTTCAAGCTCGTCGTTGACCATTTTATGAGCAACCTGGGTATACTCCAGGGCGGCCTTTTGGATCCCGGCCTCATAACCCCGGGCGTCGGCAGcattaatcttttctttctccTCCCCCTTCAACTTTTTCACTTCGGCCTCAGCAGTCTCGGCAGCAATTTTCGCTTCAGCAAGCTCCTTCTTCAACTTTTCCATCTCAGCCTCCGTGTCCTTGACCTGCTGCTCGGAGATCCTAAACTTGGTTCTCCAGGAATCTCGGTCAAACCTATATCTCTCTCGTTCGGCAAAAACTTTTGAAGCCTTGTCGTACGCCTTCAGCGCGGCTTGCCCAGCCTAATCAAAAGAGCAAAgtaaaaacagagaaaaaaaaaaaaacaacaacaaacaggggggaaaaagagagaaaaaagggaaCAAACCTGAACTAGATGAGAACACATCTCACAAAGACCTGGAAGAGGATCGGTTGGAACCTGATCGTAATCCCTCAGCAGGGCTAGCCCCCTCAAAAGTGTGATAGCAAGGTTCGGCTCCTCTTTGACCGAGTCATTCTGAAGCAGAACCCTGCCATCAGGCATCGCGTATGAAGGGCTGAACTGGCGACGGACGGCGGCCTCGGTGGCTGGATTAGTAAGATCAATATGAGGTTCAACAAGGTTCCCCTGATCCTTTGAAGTAGGGGCTTGAAGAGAGTCAAGAGGCACAGATTGAGAGATGTTCGATAGAACAACGTCCTCTGACGTTTTCTGTCTCTTCTCCTTCTGACTCTGCTGCTCAGAAGAGCTTCGGCTTCGGCCAGGATTAGCCGTCTTTGTTGGAATCACGggccttggaatgttccttCTTGACATATCTTCAAAAGAAGGCTGGAGAAGTTTGGCAGATTCGAGCGGAGTAAGTCACTCCTCTGCTGTAAATCCAATCCTCGGCAATTTCACTCCCCCTGTTGCCTCTTCTTTCGGATTCCGACGGCGTTGGAGGTTACCTTCTTCTTTTGTACAGCCTCGGCAGGCGGAACACTGGATGTCTTTTTCTTGCTCGGAACGAcctctttccctttttccttcctCCTCAGCACACCTTTGTAGAAGGGTCGATAATCAAGAAGGGTCGGAGCGTGACGGCAAACCTGAGCAAGCAGTGTCTCGCTCGCCTTCCCCCGAGAGTTGGTGTTAAGTACCTTAGAAATTGGGCCGAGCTCTACAAAAACAACAACACAAATAacaacaaatcaagaaataccCTCAACAGCAAAGAAGACAAAAGAAGAACGTAATAAAAGAGTTGAGCACATTTGGTCTTATCACCTCTCGTATCAGCCACTTTCGGAACAGTGTATCGACGGAGACCGTCGCCGAACTCGAAGTTTCCATGCACTTCGAGGTAAAAATCAGCCCATTTGTTGGTATCCGAAAGTCCGTCGATCAGGGGCTCCTTTTTGGGACGCGTCGACAAATACCGACGGCCAGATTTGCCATGTCTGGACATGGTGTATGTAAAAAAAAGGTCAGTTGGGGTAAAATCGAGGTTCTGGCTCTCGATCAGAGCTATCACCGACATGAGTATACGGTAACTGTTTATTGTGAGCTGGTGGGGGGCCAGGCTGAACTTCCAGAGAATCTGCCTAAGAAAAGGATGTATGGGAACCGAAGCCCAGCCTCGCAAATGGCCATTAGGGGCACGGTTATATGTTCGGGACGGTGATCCCTATGGTCTTTAATATCAGTGCTCTTGACTCTGTGAATCAGAACATCATCGGGAATATTATACTTCGTGCGGAATGCTGCATATTCTCCAGGATCGCCACTGAAGTAGTGAGCGTAAGGGCATAGCAAGCCTTTATCGAACAGATCGGCATCGCTCGGAGCCGACGTTGAAGCTTCGGCTCCTGACATGAGCCTCGATTTGGCTTCTTGGCCCACAAGTGGCTCGGTCTCGGACTGGGTCTCTGGGGAAAAACTTATCTCAGGATCCGTGAGGAAGTCATCCACGGCATACTCAAAATCTCGCTCGGCGTTAGAGTCGTCAGACACAGGAAAAGTTGCGTACATCCTGGTTGAAGCTGATTCGATCGCTCGGCCGCTCCTCAACCTACGCAGCTCGAGAAGCTCACTAATGAACTGACGATCGGATTCGGTTTCCGAACAATCCGAGTCTGAagacacgtcgatgacctcgtgagccagacttaggaaaaagaacaaaggggtatTAAGCGGTTGAAATCTGCACTGACAAGAAAGCTGTTTGTTCGGTTCAtcttatcggctcacgagtcaTAGGCTAACCTATAATGGGCTCGGTATTCCTGGAAAGACTCCCTAAGCTCGGCCAATCACAAAATTGGGGACCATTCGGTTATTTAATCCCCACCACAAGAAGTCGTTCGGGAAGCCCTAAACATCCTattggggctcggaagaacaagtTGAGTTCAGGGATGAACGCCAACGTTCTTCCCAGTATTCAACTATTCACACAGAACAAAAACCCCCAAAATCATCCAACCCCCAAAATCatcccaaaaacccagaaaatgtGCATAAAAAGCAGGGGAAGGAGTAAAACGATAAAAATCGATgacatacctgaagatttctcCTGGAATCAGGCTTGAAAGTGAAGATCTGGATTCGAATCGAGTTCTGAAACGGAATTGTAGAGAGAAAAGCTCCAggcgctagagagagaaagtgcagaagagctttctctctccttcttcacCGTTATTTATAGACGGAGCGGGGCTTTTAgaatttcccgcccatcatttcacCGCCGAACTCCTTGCCAACCATCACGTGACACATGGCGACTGTAGGCCTTGCCCATGCCAGCCGTCTCCTCATCTGCTAAGACGTCCTTTCAACTGACACACCCGTTCAAATTCTCGACAGCTGTCATCTTATATGGGGCTCGGATTAATCTGTTGCAGGTACAGGCTCGGCCAAGTCTTAAATCAACCCATACCTTTGGGCACGCGCCTCGGAAATTCGGTTTGTAGAAATCTGGCGCGGCCTTTTTTcggaagagcgcggcgaaacacttcgattcagagttgccactcgggttttagcggtgaaaacacccaaggaaccgaactcgaaaacgtttgccacgtttgtttgattttgaaaaaggcttgtagactggtccgtcgtcacctttgatatctgaggttcgagagccaggttacgagaggggaagggttttatggcaccccctctcgcccaatccggagatcggtctctacttaggcattttagtaaaacatttgcatttttctctcctttgatcactttttagccagttagggcgggggaacagttaatgggggttaaagctgtaacaagttgcagatttatgtggcaaaatggtttatggatgacttgattgcaatgctaaatatagattgagaacaagcacggAGCAAACTGGATAATcttgaagtacgctgccctgcAGGGGTGTGAGCAGATTCTgtgtcagcatgcactggccgagccactgcatgttgatagAACATGCGCATGCCACacaataactggcgtactccacttgtttgtttgctcagtatttgttttcaaccctctgggctctggaaaaggaccagcgcacacccaggacaaaccgtGCAGTTAAATAAAGCAggatatatatttacagacagatgagatggcttggagccatgaaaatagacaagaaaccccctaaacagagtggggacataaaagaggccaagattaagctaagatgcaagggccagccactggatcctgggacaaactgccgtacgccacttatAGATACCCGTACGCCACTTTGACCTTgatccaatgcttggctttgcatcatctgggctctggaacatgaccagaaggatcccagaggcccttTGAATAATATGAAGGAGCAAGCAGTAACTACTACAGCTAAACAGTTCTAGATATACAGAAAGCTGTAAACAGGTTATTtggcatgcaagggtgattgacggaaagataaaatgacagaaatggtgatccatgatccccacgccagttgtgctcgcactgccatgactggcgtacggcattggttaactggcgtacgccaagTATCATCGCATACGTtcgttgtattttaccagttcaaggccaagactagtattgtttaccagcctgtGCCTTgttggttcccctcaggagtcgaaaatagaaaagaacataaaggtggtatacctttttgtctTGAGGTTTGAAGGGGGTATTGAGCTTAAGGGATGAAGATGGAGGCTTGGAAGGTGGctgtatgtcagcagggtgtatggaggtgggttgctttcttttctcttttaatggaagaagagaatGAGAGAGTAAGAAGGGATGAGAAGAAAGCCTTGTGCTTCTTAAAGtgtctaaccccttgcaaatgaatgcaaggggggtatttatagaggggggagtgactgagatcagtttgatcAAGGCCATGTTTGGCTAGTTGGGACAAGGTTggagccttccatgcattaaatgcatgggactagttgatggggggtgtaggagagagagggaacgcctctgccgagagtaatcatcagggacactgtggccgacgtcagggtggcacaaaagtctcgtccatgtggctgaataaaattgatttgactggatttgactggcgtgcgccattgatAGCTGGGTCAAcgatcgatgactgacacgtggcagttaactggcgtacgcctccaagacactggcgtaagccagttgggttttgctggggctgtttggctctggtttgaagggtttggaaTGGGTTTGAGAAAGGTTAgggacactcaaagctcaaacacacccatcgtcctcagactgttctcgactataaCCATCATTGGGGTAGTAAAAGATCGttaaataacgttatctggacagtccagaatggggtgtctacagaagcccccctttgacggcatttgaagcaccattgactggagacaagtaacgtcaaaggtttttctagacaccctcttcgaggctattcAGAATACGTGAATTTTAAAAGACCTGTTTGATTTGGGGCGAACAGACCGCTGCTTTGTTGTCTTTGACGGACAGATCACAGAATGTGGACTCTCCTAGGGAATGATTCTTTTGCAaaagcatcgactctgttggggaaaaaAGACCGTGGGGCGGATAGATCGCTGTTGATTTAGAAAATgagacgggtggaccgtcgttgatttgagacttggcgagtggatcgccgttgatttgattgtggacgagtggatcgtcgttgatttgaatttggacgagtggatcgtcgttgatttgattgtggacgagtggatcgtcgttgatttgaatttggacaagtggatcatcgttgatttgatttcttggacgagtggatcgtcgttgattcgaaattggacggatagatcgtcgttgatttgatttttggacgagtggatcgtcattgaaattggacggatagatcgtcgttgatttgatttcttggacgagtggatcgtcgtcgatttgaaattggacggatagatcgtcgttgtcTTGAAATTGGATGGACTTCTGCTTGGGGATGGGCCTATGTGGTCCAATGTGAAACCGGGCCACCCTTGGGCCTTGGTTGAGAGATAAATCCGGATTTAGCACGAGAGTTGGGCCCGAGGCCCAAACTACAGTGCGCATACGGATACCATATACGGGCGTACGCCAGAAACGTTGGTCGAACTGGCCCAGAtccagcccagacccggcccaaatGTGTCATACGTCGTATAAGCTGCTGCAGAAGGCAGGGAACCGCCATTCTTCGACTTTCGAACTCCCAACACTTCGAAAACTCTCTCAAACCTTCAATCTCCTCCTCAATCCTTCATCATCCTCACTAACCCACTCACCCACGCACTCCCACGGCGGAATCCGGAGGCAGCAATGGGGGCAATGGCAGTGATAGAGGTGGTGGTGCCGAGGCTCGGCCGAGGGGCGAGCCCGAGAGCTCTCAAATCGACGATCAATCGCTAGGCGAAGCCCCGTCGGCGATTGGGGTAAGTGTTTCTGGTGGTTCAAGTGGCGGCGATGGCCATACAGTTGAGGTGGTTGGTGGCGctgaggggcgtacgccaggagggCTGCGTCGTATGCCAGGTTCTGTTGTGATAGTGGGTCCACGGGTTCGTCGGTTGGATGCGAGGAGCGGTGTAGAAGGCTTGGTGGTGACAAGCCTGGGCTCGGCTGGGATCAGTGGTGATGGCCGTGGTGGTGGCGATGACGGTGGTGATGATGAAGGCCGGCCGGAGGCACCGGTGAGAGACCCGGCGAGGGGTAAGGGTCCCGTAGTTGAGGAGGGAGCATCCGGAGAAGTTCCAATGGAAAAGGTTGAGTTCAGGCCTGCAGTGGGGTCCTCGGCACACGTACCCATCACACGGGGTGACTTTGCCGAGTTTGAATCGGAGGAGGAACTTGACCGTTTGCTCCgggagaacccgggggtggtggctgcagtgctggCAGCGCGGGAGGACCGGCTCCGGCAGGTTGAGAGGGCGCtggaggaggagcgcttgagagaggaggccgagagggccagggccgagaAGGAGGCCTTTGTGAGCAAGACAAAGGCggccgaggaggctcagggggaggcgTGGTCTTTTGAGCTGGCAGTGACGCTTGCAGAGTCCATACGGTTGGCCCCCCGTGCTAGGTTTGACTCGGCCACGTACGCTTTGCCCGAGCCACACTTGTTCATTCCGTCCGGGGTCGATAGCCTTACACCTTTTAGGGAGAGCTATGACGCAGAGCTTATACTGAGAGACCCTCAGAGACACCTGTCCGTGGATTGGGCgcaggtattcctttgaactCACTTTGTTATGCATGCCTTGTCTTTTGATTCAATATGTAGTTTTGAACTGTCGTAGCTTGGCCTGTAATGCATGTAGGCTAGAACCTTGAAATGTAGCTCGACTGAGAAAGCAGAATTTGAATAGCATGCCCCgactttgaaacttgacttAAATGACAGAACACTTGAAGTGGTTGAATCGACTTGCAGAGAATCCGTAATTTTGACCAAGACCGTTAGTGCCAAACTTGAATCAATCATGAGCCGCCTCTACTTAATAAGATGCTCCCCTGAACTTGAACTCGACTAAGTAGACTGCCATGACATGTTGAACGCCCGGAAGGCGTGCCCCACAGTTTGAATCGACCATTTTGATAAACAGAACGCTTGTGAAATCGACTGAGAGATGTGCCTCGAGACAAATAAAGCCCTGTGGCTCGGAACTTGGCTGAGAAACACTTTTGAATTGATTCGACTGGTAACAGAACTGGATAGAGTAAATACGAGTGCCTGGTAGTTTTGTTCGACCTTTATGCTGCCTGTTTCGACCGTAaaattacttttgaaatttcGAATTCGACCAAACATTTGAATTACAAATGCTGATGAGCTtctttttgttgtctttctttgtgtgcagagaggagcagccagcactcggggccatggaggtccGGCGAGTTCGCTTGAGTTGTACCGAGGTttgcccgagcgagtcagggctttggtcgacg
Coding sequences:
- the LOC131322641 gene encoding uncharacterized protein LOC131322641, with product MVVKSLNAKNHLSHLAEVFAILKKHKLRLNADKCAFGVSSGKFLGYLVARRGIEADSNQISAIQQLKPPSTPWEFQKLTGMAAALNRFISRSSDKMLSPLLVKPVAFETLHLYLAVSPHAVSLALVRREGLEDQPIYFTSRTLLPAQTRYLPLEKLLLALVTAARKLLPYFQEHPIIVLTEFPLKNLLRKADLSSRVSQWAVELANFDIHFEPRTAIKGQVLADFIAEFTPGSPDEETLVKPNYGMLEQQEARKAWNLFSGDVWKLHVDGASNSNGAGAGVVLVNPCGVLHESAIITNFQATNNEAEYEALLAGLRAATNLQVEDLQVFCDSQLIVNQVTGDYEARDPRMIKYQATALELIRGFKGFQIEQINRENNAHADALASLASASKASEYRHISLGEIHQPSFKVSEEVFSISLGHSWMDEIVSFLKDDTLPSDKKEAHRVCSKAAYYWISEHSQLYRKSFTGPYLRVVHPAEVPIILTELHSGSCGCHSGGRSLCQRALSQGYFWKGMKKDSEPLVTTTEADVRRFMWKNIVTRFGVPYAIISDNGSQFIGKELTGLCAEFGIRFFNSTPSYPRGNGQAEATNKTICAGIKRRLDSKRGKWAEELPRVLWAYRSTPRCSTGQTPFAMAFGMEAVIPLESRFPTLRTETFDPETNNDAVATELILAEEKRDDAQLKLANYQQEVARGYNRSIRLKKFRTDDWVWRKAVRANQKTKFKPN